The segment AAATAGGGCTAGAGAAGTTTTCAGATCTGTTCAGTAAAACACATCAAATAGACGGGCAAGTCCTTTTGTCTTTAACAGAAAAAGATCTGCGAGAACCACCTTTACAACTAAACATACTTGGTGACATAAAACGTTTATCAAAACATTTAAGAGAGCTCAAGTGCCAAAGGCTGACAAATCTGCCTCTTTCTCAAAACATGCATCCTGGTGGTATTTCAGAAGGCAGAAAGAGGCTTAAGGAAAGAAGATTACATAGCACTAGCAGTAATGTCAGTTACAGGGAGATTTCAAAGCATGAAAGTACAGAATCAGAAGACATTGACAGTGCCAGCAGTGCTAGAATGTATCACCAAGGAATGACTCAGAGTTACTATACAAGTAATGATATAACATTAGAACTCTGGAAGACTATACTCAgttttatttatgtgtttgCTGTATTTATGGTGACAGCGTTTGTGATGGTTGTGGTGCATGACCGAGTCCCAGAAATGGATAAGTACCCACCCTTGCCGGATCTGTTCCTGGATAACATGCCCTATGTACCATGGGCATTTGATGCCTGTGAACTTGTCGGCTTGATTCTTGGTACTATGTGGTTTGTTGTTCTCCTCTTTCATAGATATAGGTGAGTGTTGTACATGTTGTTGTGATGCTGTCTAATACAAAGGGAAGATGCTTGCTTCAAAGTAAGGAAATGAAACAGGGGGGAGTTTGTGTTATACAAACTTGAGGTGGTCCCTGTGGGTCAGTTGCACTCATTTATAACCATTACACATTACAGGTACATTACACATCAACTCACCCCAAAGGATCTATGCAGGTACATTTTAGCACATACTGCcctttaaatcttgttttaataAATACTTGTACATAAGTGCATCTGACttaattttaagaaacaaagtGCATGCTTTTTGAAGACCTTAGGTATAGGTAACTGTTGCACCTTTGAACACATGCTTAAGTTTAAGTTTTCTATTACATgcgttaaataaataaataaatatgtgtgtgtgtgtgtgtgtgttgtagaaaacagttggattatttttcttttgatgACATAGTTTCACcactatgtttgtatgtgttacTGGCAAAGTGTGAAATCcagcattctatagaatgcccaAAACATCAAAGGTAAAGTTAGAAATGATTTCTCCATTTCCTATTTCCTAGAATGACTACAACTGTTAATGCAAAGTGTTAAATGatgatttaaagtattttattaataatatattaataatataaatttcttagaataatatttctatttgccagtaaactaattaattaggtcttgttttttaaagtgtggagtATGTTTAATTAAGACTGTCtcatgctttgtacaacttgaTTGTACTAGGTAAAAAGTTGATACAAAAGATATTTCATATTGTGAATGTGTTGTATGGAaggcaaaaataaaatagatctattgtGTAATCAAGGCAAATACTACTACTAAGAAGGAACCACTTGACTAGATATTGATAAAGCTGATAACACATTTTGTTGTGATGATTGTGGAAAGCATTAGTTAATTTATCATGTTAAAATAGGTTCAGTGCAATTCATTTTTTGTCTGAAATATGTACACATAATttgccattgaaaaaaaaagtgcttataaagataataattaattttacagCCTAGGACttcttaacattttttcattaaatacttTGTAAGCCTAGTTTTTAACGTtcactttgtcttctttttattttgtcctccttaagtaaagtaaagtaaagttcccctttcagaccttgtggtctatagggcagatgatgtaaaggtcatctgtttctgtggcctacggttaacaagggtgtcatgtggccagcacaacgaccaaccgcctttacttttccctaactaatgtcaggtacccattagagctgggtggactcagaggtgcccgaagatcctgaaatgaaaaatcccagtcttcaccaggattcgaaccctggtttggaagccaagcgctttaccgctcagccatcgcgcctatATTTTGTCCTCCTTGGTGAGGTTTTATCTCTTATTCTTTTCCTATGGGTTTGAATGTGTCTGTAAAGCCTCATTGGGTTTCACTGTGTTTTTtctcaaaataatttataagaacaaaggaaaagttgaaaatgcaataaaaacgtgtacaaataGAATATGTAGACTTttctatagaatgcctaggCAAAGTAAGAAATGGAGAATCATTTTGTACTTTGCCAAAAAATGCCTTGTATTCTATAGAATACCTGCATTTCACACTTTGCTggtagcatatatatatatatatatatatacttcatACTTCATTCTTGACTTGTTATAAAGATGGTTTAATATGtttgcatattttattttaaaattaaaaggttTTGGTTTCAGAATATCAAAAACTCTACTGCACTTATTTTGGGCACCATACAGGCAATGTTAAAATCCCATTTTCAATAGTGTTTGctaattttaagttttatatgTGTGTGATAAGAATTTAAGTAACACTGCAGAGAAACCttaaacaaggctttattaagctAGAAcaacacatgaactgacgaaagataCTTTGACAAtaacacactaaatcaatgttgtgaacacattttcACGACGCTacccaaacataaacaaatattaacaaTTTCACCTCAGTGTGATAATCTGATAGACAGATGGACAGGCAGAGAGCACAAAATAATTAGCAGCTTTTCTCTACAGTTGCCAttaaaaagattattttgaAATGACAAAAGCAACCCTTCAACTGCTAAATCACTAAAACTTATGACCTTCTTGCGATGTTACTAAAgcctaaaaataatttaaaacttaaaatttatGAGACTATCCTGGTTGAAAAGGGGTTGAATTTCATAAATACCTGTATGTGCCAGAAAAATACATCTTTATAGCGTGTTTTATAAAAGTcaattttttgttacttttacttatttaaaataaaaatcattacgTATACTTTAGTgataatgttaattttttaaaggtttGTTTTGATGCGGCGAATATTTTCTTTGACTGGAACAATATTTCTGTTGCGCTGTGTATCAATGTTGATTACTTCACTATCAGTACCCGGTAAACACCTCCAGTGCCGAGGAAAGGTGGGTCAGAGTTTTTGTATACTGTCAAGTCTCTATATCACTTGAATGTATATgaagcctgttttttttttgtggcaatCGTTGTTTACagtcatttaaatttttttttacacaatctaatctaatcaaatattatatgttcagtTAAgttgaattcattaagttttaaGTTTTCTACAGCAATCTACTATATttgatcttttatttttctgttatttgttcCTTTCTATTTGGCACACCATTTACAAAGATTGGTGGTCTAAGCACTATTTCATTTATCTCATCACACATTACATGATTATCTGTAAGACAAAATAATTCAAGTTTTAtcaactaaaaataaacaagtctATATAaatccttaatttttttttaatcttatggctaaaaaaaaagaagacttgTATATTTACAGTGCTAAATGAAATGCATACATTATAACTCAGCAACAGCTAATTATGAACATTTATTTCATACACTGCAGTCAGACTTTATATATTTACTATCATTTAACACCTGCTAAGCCATCTCACTTGTTCTcaggtatatattttttattttgaccagTATCCGCACCACCGACCCCTTTTCTTTTCCactttccataaaaaaaagtcgaagcccctattttttaaattggacaCTGCAAATCGTGCTGCTCTCCCACAAAGTATTCTGATgcgacccccccaccccccttctttctttttttcactttcaatGACATAGCCAGCATTTGGCCGATGCTCTAACACAGTTTTGACCCGTAAATTCTAGTATCTGCTATGTTAAATTGGAATGGGCCAGTTTATAACCCCTCCCCATTTCCTCCCCCAGTTATGGCTATGTTTATTTGGCATGTCATGTGGTATGGGTTTTGGACTGTTGTCTCAATAGTCCCAGGTTTGAGCCCTGTCTGCCATCCTTCCCCATTATCTTTAAGGAgctttgggctaggatgtaataattttcaattctgaaagaacaccagaaacatgtaaaacatttttagaacatGTTATGCTCATTTTTTCCCTTCAATGACTTCATCTCCAAGCCAATCCCAAAATATGGTATGCTGTATGATAAAGTCCTAAATACAATCTCTGATTAGTCTAAATTTCTTAATTCAATatagaaatattgaaatatatgtTAGGAAAAAGCGCTAAATTTTTTACAAGTATATATTAAAGAACAACTGggttaaatttctttttttttttttctgagcatCCTAAGTGGGAGAATCAGTGAAACAGCTCTCTCGAAATATTTGATAGTAAAATTTGTTTGCTATTAAACTACTAAGGACAaaactgaataaaaaataattctggaGAAAATTAACTACTGCTATTTCGATAATTAAAGGTGCTTAGTTGTTACTGGCACATGGTAAGTAATAACaggttaaattttgttttgttcatccTTCCCAAGTGGGAGAATCAGTGGTGAGTCAGTCAGTCAAGGCCCTTGTAAATTGAAGACACTAACTCAGGTGTGTAGAAATATCAAAGCTTAATACAACTATTAAAGGCTGTCtgactttttaattaaattaatgtacATTGTCTAGAAATAAAAAGGTTTGATGTATGTTTTTAGTTGATGTAAAAGGATTAATTGTTTTTTGGATATATTTATGATGTTTTTGTGTCTATATAAAtccttaatttttatttttaatcttttggacatggctaaaaaaaaagatttatttcaaataaaattttctCTTTAAGAGCTATGGAGATATCTACACTAAATTAGAGCGGACATTTGAAATTTGGAAAGGAATGGGTATGTCTCTTCAAGGTGTCAGAACTTGTGGTGACTACATGTTTAGTGGACACACATCTATCATTACACTGCTCAATTTTTTCATAACAGAATGTAAGTCAATGAAATGCTGATTTTGTTTGCTTTGTTGTTCTTTAAGAAAGGGTAGGGCAGGTGATTTTATACCCTTACACTCAAATCATTTGGAGacacttaacatttttttaggaCCAGACACCTATCTTCATTTTCCAAGTTAACTTAGTTCCATACTATAGGTttcatagtttaaaaaaataaagcacctCTTTTAGACATATGGTCtaaaatcatctgtttctatggcccacagttaataaggttgacataaaaataaaaaaccgtctttcctcaactaaagttaagtactcattagagttgggtgggctcaggggcatccttaaaatcctgaaattcaatatcccagtcttcactgagattccaACCTGAAaccccttggttcagaagccaagctttttaccactcaaccaccttGCCCCTAGGTTTCATAGTAATTAGTAAATAATTGGCTCAATCAAAGCTGAAAAAAATTGTCAGTATCATTTTTATTAgtctttaagtaataaaaataatggaagaaatttctatatataatatataatttaataatatttaaatcatTTAATTAACATGTTCATGGATTTTCTTTCCCATTTCAGACACTCCAAGAAAGTTCTACTATATTCATATTGCATCTTGGTGCCTTAACTTCtttggaatttttttcttattggcAGCCCATGAGCATTATTCTATTGATGTGTTCATGGCCTTTTATTTGTCCTCAAGACTCTTTATGTATTATCATACCTTAGCTTACAACAGAGCATTATTGGCACCAGATGCTAAACGAACCAGAGTTTGGTTTCCACTTTTCTCCTTTTTTGAGTCTAAAGGTGAGGGGCGGGTGCCCAACCAGTTTGAGGTTCCCTTAAAACATGTGGGACCTTGTTGTCAAGCAATGTATGCATGGGTTTGCTCACTGCGTGCACCTAGTAATGCCGGAGCGCCTGAGGATAAAGAGAATACAAAAAGTTCCCCAAGTGAACTTATGACCAATGCTGGTTAGCTGATAATGTTAGTCCAATGCTATAACCTTTTTAAATGAACACCTTGACTTTGTCGCAGCTATTTTTAAAGATGTTCAGCTGCAATGAGGTTTTTATACAAACATGTTTTGTGCAGTCAAAAGCAATTATGTTTGTTTTGCTTACAAAGTGATATAAGCTcagggcattttttttttttagaaataatttttgcaATCTATGCACATATAAGAACACTCGTTTCTAGTAGTTTTAACATTTTGATTCTATTTTGATgaaaatcaaattttattttctttaaatttgaatAGATATTGGATTTGCTAGATCATAGTATTTTAAACTTGACATTGAAGTTGatttatatattgttgttttttttttcaacttcctGTTGGCTACATTCTCTTGGTTAATTTAAATCTCTTTATtctcaaaatacattttattctttctatttctacgcTCCTGAGCCTATACttctgagtaaaaaaaatagctgCAGATTGTCCTTATCCGGTCTTCTCTATGATAGCATGTGGTGAAAGAGTCTGTCTGTGATCTAGCAATACTAGTTAAAGGAAGGGATAAACATTTGTGGATAAAAGTGTCTGCCATAGGTAGACTTGGTAGGCATGTGGGATTTCTAGCCCAAATGAGTCTCAAGCTACTTTTGTCGTGTATTGACACTCATATGAGTTTACTGTCATAGACAATACATTTaagctttattattaaattctttACTAACCTGAATACTTTATACTGTGAATTGTTTTCAGAAATATAAGTATTGAGGTATTTTGTGTAGACCTATTTTGGAATTATTTACTTTGAATTAGATCACTAAATTTATttccaaatttatttattgggtgtattaaaaaaaatcttgcaaGATTCCATCTTATTACAATGTGACAGgggtataaaaaaataaattttacatctTTGCCTTTTCAACTCTTTATTTTAGTTGGATTGGTTGTAactcatttgtatagaaaatgtCAAGCAATGCTTATGCTCTACTCTTTATTGaaatattacaattatttttgctATATACGGGAAAAATGTATTTCTCTCATGTTTATTGGCCATGTTTATGTCATTAGTATAGTTAGAAGTGTTTCTTAAAATATGATTCACTCCCTTGAAACCTACACTGGTccatttgaaatataaattagggctaataaaaataaaatagtaatgtTAACAAAGTTAAGACCAGTATACATGCCAAAGTGTTTTCAATAATATaattcagatttttaaaaagttattactTGCCTAATTGTTAAATTGCCAAAAGATTGTTGAATTTGTTTGCTCTCTTATACACTGTAAATCTTCAGGACATATCGCCTTTACAATTTGATTCAGTTCAAACATGTTAATTGTGTACATGTACCATGTAGATTTAGTTATGAAAGGACATGAATGATCAGATGCTACAGATGAATGTGAgccacacatatataatttaaacaaaaaacactagTGTTGAACTTATGTTACAAATTGCTTTTCAATAGATTGAAATGTATTATAATTATGCTGAAACAATGCAGGAGAATCACTTTCAATATAcatgtttaaaacattaatatattttagGGATGGATTGCTTGTAACCTGGCCAGGGGGCATGTTACTGGAGTAGTTGAACTTGTGGGCTTTCAAACCAATGGCATCCAAACTGTTGAGAATACTGGTAGCAGAAAAACAATAATTGTAACGAAAGAACACCTCTGCTTTATTCTGTCTAGTCCATGAAATATGATGCTCAAATGCAttccaaataatttatttctcaAATGTTATTTCATGAACTCTAAGCTGTTTAGCCTTGAGGAACTTCATCTAAAGTTGTTTTTTCCCCTTTATTCCATTTAACAGATTACTTTCTCTTTGACATACTCACTGTGTTAGTGCAAAGGAAACAATAAAAGTATCCGTAGGCTTGCCTATGTAATCTGTGTATAAAAAGTTCAACGTTTTCATGTTCATTGTTTTAATAAGATATAGTAACAATAGATATATAAATCATTAAGTTGAATACTTATtctatgaaataattttttattgaaagtCATAATATAAACTTTGCATTGATGAATTTattgattaattgatttttttaaaactaaaacatttaacattttagCAATAGGATTTGAAATCAGAATCATACATttcaagttgaaaaaaaaatagaataaagaaACACAATTTGGTGAAGTGGAGAAATATTTGAagtttactatttattttattttcaatgcatCTTGATTGTTTTTTCctgattaaaattaaaagttaccTTTAAAGAAATGTCATCAACCTATCTCAGatgataaaaatattattctacTATAGGTTCAACAATATAGAAGAAAAGCCTTATTATAGTACTAGGTTATTTGATTTATTCtcaagattaaattaatagagcCATTTGCATCTGAATGTTTTGGTTGCTGtgtagatatataatatatatccaACTAATAATTTCAGTGATGTGTGATATAGAATGATATGCTTTTCTTTATGCTACTTTGTTATCAACTGTGTGATGTAGAATTGGTTTATTCGTATTTCAGAGATGATGgatgtttagtttttcaaacagagaaaaaaaaaactattttaaacccATCAGTTTGATCAGTTCTGACAAAATAGCAAAACAGTGTCATCAGTTGGTCACATtgatattgaaacaaaattattttaaaatatatataacatttgctgtgaaatatatacatagattataaaactttaatatttttgtatttagttaGAGATATATTGAATAACTCGTCTTCCTTTTCATTGTTCTTATTTGGcagttttaaaaagaatatgattTAGTGCTttagtgtgtaaaaaaaatatttaattaatacattttctaaacctctgtattattttattaatttatggtGCCACCCTACACAATTTGACATCTGTGCTTAATGTGATACATAAGAGTCCATGACagtattattacatttttactcCTATAATGTATTTGTATGTTCGCTGGAATATCTCTGTCTTTCAAGAATGGaaagtaaaaacatttacaGTTTCCGAGAAATTATTGCAGAATAATAATCAATTGTgaattttaagttattttttaaacattaaaaaaaataataattaaaatatttttttctaatatttaaaattgttaaaattttttttttaattaagaaatattttgtgtaccggtattattgtttttgtttttagtctAAATGGGAAAGTTCCTTGAATGGTCTTTTCTTCCCATCATCATGGTACATTGAATTACCAAATGATCTTTTTGTATATGTCTtcaactacacacacacacacacacacacaccagcgtttctcaaacttttagcAGTGGGGCctctcccccccacccccaataaTTTGCATGCTAAGTGGCAAGTGTTTTCCTGCGTTCTAAACTTTATAATTTCATTCTCTTGGTATCtacattccattttttttcatattaggAAGAGTGcatgtttcaaattaaaaagGGTTAAGAGTATGGGCCAATATGGATGTGAAATCTCATAATGAAGAAGGCAGCAGTGTCCAGTACTACTCTGTAAGGGATTGCAAGGTAAATAGAGTGCAGGTTCATCTATCACCTTTTCTTTTGGTATGCACAAGTCATCAACCTAAGTATAGACAGGAGAAATTAAACCATCCTTACATAAGAACattaagaaaaaatgttttgaatattCTTCTTTATAAAGTATTTAGTCAGTATTGTTGCAGATACCTGTTGCAAAAACatagacattttaaataaagtttaaaagtaTCTACTTGGAAGATGAAAAGAATCTTTTACATTTCATATtcaatgaaaaaacattttttgtcccttaaaaaaaagtattcaccTCACCTTCCTTTTTGTGGAcctcgctccccccccccctccacccaaGGTGGCATGCCCTACAGTTTGAATAATGCTGATATTCACACATATTTGATTggttacatatacacacatgcTCATCAACAACATgttactttacatttttttttttttagttataccGGTATTATTTCAGTTTACTTATTTTCTAGTTATCTTAGCTAATTCCAGTACAATTTCTGTttttactcattttttttttagttatcttAGCTAGTTCCAGTACAATTTCTGTtttactcattttttaaattattttagctAATACCAGTACTATTTCAGTTTACTTAGTTTTTTAAGCACTGTGTAAAAGTAATATACAAATTCAACATCAAATATTTGAAAAGGATTTAATTATGAAGGCattacaaattattttcaaaagagACTCTATAAATGTTTATTAGAACACATCAATGTGATTTTAGtcctttattttctttgatatattttttttgtgagccTTGCTTAAAGTgaacaaattatttaaacagCTTCTAAGATGATAAATGTACTGACAGGTTCACCACTGTACTTGTATTCTAGTCCAATGTTTTTAACTAAGTTGAGCAAATTACTATTTATATAGCTTTTATTTGTGATCTTTACAATTTTATCACTAGTATTTGATTCCACTTAAAGTGACCAATcttcccaataaaaaaaaaaaaaagaaaatgtttctttgtgtgtgtatttgtgtatagAACTTCAGGTTAGAAATAATACAGAGAAAtggatttttctttttcatcttttttttttttcataaaaaaccCCCTTGAAAGTACAGTAATTAGACTTAAagatattgatttttttctaaaataaacatCATTGAtcattaattttcaaaaaagaCCAAACATAAGTTTTAAGATGACTACAAGTTGTGCAGTTGTCAGTCAGCTCAGACTTCTGGGATTTCAGGTTATCATCTTTTGATCACTTTCTATTTATTGTCATGTGAATTGTTATCTTTATCTTACATGTATCTCTAATGGATCTACATGTCATCAACTCAGTCTTTCAATGTTCGAACATCACACCCTAAAGTTTGTTGATCTACATGTTTGAATGCATCTTCATTGTAGCACTTCAAAGTCTTGGCTCAACTAGAATGGGGAAAGTTGTGCTAGGGTCACAAGGAAATAAAGAGATCCATCCGAATGAAGTGGTACACCAAAGATTTGGTTGTTTTGACCTGGTATTGGacttatttgtttcatttttaaacttttgaaaTTTGTCGTCTTTTATACTGTTTGAGGTTTTTGCTTGGTGAAAGAGTGTGAGTACTTTGATAGGGCAACAACTGTTCTTTTCTTTAAGGCTCTTCTATTTGAAATTTTTTAGGTTGCAAGAAACaagtttaattagttttttagtttagttaattagtttttagtcaCATTTCTTTTGTTGAAGAGTTAAGATGTAATACATTTATGGAAGCTCTAGTGATTGACAAAAATTAAGGTGAAGATATTTAACAAGGCTCTCTCAACCGGGACAATCGCCACATTAACATTGTTCTCCTTACTTTATGGTCGAATATAATGTTGAAGTTACATGTTATATATACCCATTGaatttaaacactttaaaagTGAATACATGGAttaagactattttttttataaaataaaacaatctttTTGTCTCACATGTAcagaatattatttttgttgaacTTGCACATTAATGAACTGGAACAtagatttaagttttttttttgtttttttttgtttcaatcgAAATAATGTAGAAAGTAAGAGATATCTTTGTTTGAGCCACTAGAGAAACAAAGAATAGTTCGCGCTTAAATAATATTTGGAATAAAATGAATGACAGAgtcacaaatatttattattgaaatgTTGCTTTGATAAACCAGAAGATATGTTAACTATTTTGACCCCTATGCCCAGGATGGCTGCTTGTTTGTTTGGCTTGCGCTTTGGACTCTCGTTTTGGTAGTCAGCAGTTCGAACACTgaccaccgcccccccccccccccccccggttgaTTTGGGTTACATTGTaatcatctttaattctgaaggaacatccgaaaattttttttttgtctattctagAACTAGAAAATTAAAACTCGAATGAGGCTTGCATATAAAATGTATAAGCTATAAttcgaaaaaaataaaataaaacgtctttataattaatatacaaGATTATGCAACAAATTCAGTGTCTGCCTGCAAACTATACTATGTTGTTTCTCCTATGCTAATAGTTGTTGAATAACTCTACAGTTTAATAGATGTGCTACATCAATGATGTATTTTGTAATCGCTATTCCaaaattattaaagctatttttAAAGAACTAGTTGTTCATTTTTGTTGTCAATATTTGCTGTCCCACACATACGACTGGTTTAAATGCACCGTGTCACTTGATGCTAAGAACAACCGAAGTTCTACTTTGACAAACTACTCTATTGCCTCCAGCCTGCGCAAAGTATTTTGAAAGTGATCATTGGCTCGCTCAGTCCAATAtaccactctttacactaaatgTAGTCCACAGTGGCACACAAGTCTGACACGCTGTAGATAGTCTTAGGTTTTATATTGGAGTTTCCATCTCCTAGAGATGGCAGTAGAGTCCACATCAATACCCGAAATAGAAACAAAACGGAAAGATTGGCGGTTAGTGGTGTAATCGTGATATTTGGATATATTGTTTCAGTTCATTTATACTGCATCATTATATTGGAGAAATGTAAATAattcttttcaatattttacaCTGGAACCATGGGCacagccaggatttttttttttgggggggggggggggcatatatatatactagtgtgtttgtgtgtgtacataattaatctttgttacattctgacccttcattcctTCGAatgtttattgtaccctagaataggttcttcttgTAGTTATTAAGGGGTTCttggggagcgctgtgagctcccccagcggGTTCGGGACGGAGACCCGCCGCCAGGCACCAATTCTgttatttaaaacacaaaaaatgcatattctgaggtatctattGTGCATCATACTGctattaaaaaacttt is part of the Biomphalaria glabrata chromosome 2, xgBioGlab47.1, whole genome shotgun sequence genome and harbors:
- the LOC106052377 gene encoding sphingomyelin synthase-related protein 1-like; the encoded protein is MEKVKSCPVETWTCEDVGNWLEEIGLEKFSDLFSKTHQIDGQVLLSLTEKDLREPPLQLNILGDIKRLSKHLRELKCQRLTNLPLSQNMHPGGISEGRKRLKERRLHSTSSNVSYREISKHESTESEDIDSASSARMYHQGMTQSYYTSNDITLELWKTILSFIYVFAVFMVTAFVMVVVHDRVPEMDKYPPLPDLFLDNMPYVPWAFDACELVGLILGTMWFVVLLFHRYRFVLMRRIFSLTGTIFLLRCVSMLITSLSVPGKHLQCRGKSYGDIYTKLERTFEIWKGMGMSLQGVRTCGDYMFSGHTSIITLLNFFITEYTPRKFYYIHIASWCLNFFGIFFLLAAHEHYSIDVFMAFYLSSRLFMYYHTLAYNRALLAPDAKRTRVWFPLFSFFESKGEGRVPNQFEVPLKHVGPCCQAMYAWVCSLRAPSNAGAPEDKENTKSSPSELMTNAG